The following are from one region of the candidate division KSB1 bacterium genome:
- a CDS encoding NupC/NupG family nucleoside CNT transporter — MERFVGLIGVAGILGIAYLMSAKRSQINFRLVFWGLGLQLSFALFILKTPIGKPIFLFLDGVIRKLLSFSDQGAQFIFNALAISPGNEGSLGFFFAFQVLPTIIFFSAFMTILYHFGIMQFVVRLIAKVMQKTMNTSGSETLSASANIFVGQTEAPLVIRPFLDTMTRSELMAIMTVGFATIAGGVMAIYVKMLTGVPNIAGHLMAASVMSAPAALVIAKIIYPETEDSPTKGDLTLHIEKTEDNVMEAITRGSNDGMRLAANVAAMLIAIVALVAAANFVLEAVGSSLGVVDLTLQKIMGWIFSPLAFAMGVPTKDVLLIGELMGEKIALTELIAYGHLQEMIPQLETKSVIIASYALCGFANFASVGIQIGGIGALAPNRRKDLSKLALKAMFGGALASWLTATVVGIIL; from the coding sequence ATGGAACGCTTTGTTGGTCTTATCGGAGTGGCGGGAATCCTGGGAATTGCATACCTGATGTCTGCAAAACGGAGCCAGATCAATTTCAGGTTGGTGTTTTGGGGATTGGGATTGCAACTCTCATTCGCGTTGTTCATTTTGAAAACACCCATTGGAAAACCTATATTCCTTTTTTTGGATGGAGTGATTCGCAAATTACTATCTTTTTCCGACCAGGGCGCTCAATTCATATTTAACGCTTTGGCCATATCTCCCGGGAATGAAGGATCTCTGGGATTTTTTTTCGCTTTTCAAGTTTTGCCGACAATTATCTTCTTTTCAGCCTTCATGACCATACTCTATCATTTTGGCATTATGCAATTTGTAGTGAGATTAATTGCAAAGGTTATGCAAAAAACCATGAATACCAGCGGTTCGGAAACACTTTCAGCTTCGGCCAATATTTTTGTCGGACAAACAGAAGCCCCACTGGTGATCCGCCCTTTCCTTGACACCATGACCCGTAGTGAGCTCATGGCAATTATGACGGTTGGATTTGCAACCATTGCCGGCGGGGTAATGGCCATATATGTTAAAATGCTAACGGGTGTACCGAATATTGCCGGACACTTAATGGCAGCTTCCGTGATGAGCGCTCCAGCTGCGTTAGTGATTGCTAAAATCATTTATCCGGAGACAGAAGACTCCCCGACCAAAGGTGATTTGACGCTACACATTGAAAAAACCGAAGACAATGTAATGGAAGCCATCACACGCGGCTCAAATGACGGAATGCGTCTTGCGGCAAATGTAGCTGCAATGCTGATCGCAATCGTGGCCTTGGTGGCTGCTGCAAATTTTGTTCTTGAAGCAGTGGGATCAAGCCTTGGAGTGGTGGATTTAACCCTTCAAAAAATAATGGGCTGGATTTTTTCTCCCCTTGCATTTGCTATGGGTGTCCCAACAAAGGATGTTTTGCTAATTGGAGAATTAATGGGAGAAAAAATTGCCCTGACCGAATTGATTGCTTATGGCCATCTCCAAGAGATGATACCGCAATTAGAAACTAAATCAGTGATTATCGCATCTTATGCCCTTTGTGGTTTTGCTAATTTTGCCTCCGTTGGAATTCAGATCGGTGGAATAGGAGCATTGGCTCCTAATCGCAGGAAGGATTTGTCAAAATTAGCTCTGAAAGCTATGTTTGGCGGCGCCTTGGCTTCCTGGCTAACAGCGACTGTCGTTGGTATTATTCTATAA
- a CDS encoding biopolymer transporter ExbD, whose protein sequence is MMLEKERKSGAEIPTASMADIAFLLLIFFLVVTTIDVDKGLGLTLPPIGQNIEIQKKNICTVLINAGGKVLIDEKPVQINLIHEIISLKLANNKLLIVSLKTARETKYEVYIKTLDQIKMAGAKRISLAEPDV, encoded by the coding sequence ATGATGTTAGAAAAAGAACGAAAAAGCGGGGCTGAAATTCCTACTGCTTCCATGGCGGATATTGCTTTTTTGCTATTGATTTTTTTCTTGGTTGTTACCACAATTGATGTTGATAAAGGTTTAGGTCTCACCTTGCCGCCGATTGGTCAGAATATTGAAATTCAGAAAAAGAATATCTGTACCGTTCTCATTAATGCCGGAGGTAAAGTATTGATAGACGAAAAACCGGTTCAAATCAACTTGATTCATGAGATTATCTCCCTGAAGCTTGCTAACAATAAACTGCTTATTGTTTCATTAAAAACTGCCAGAGAGACAAAATATGAAGTTTATATAAAAACGTTAGACCAGATAAAAATGGCCGGGGCAAAAAGAATTTCATTGGCCGAACCTGATGTTTAG
- a CDS encoding O-methyltransferase — MIINPDIEEYILNMHKKHPILKEMEDFGRSLNFPILGPMVGTILLQFTLAINAKRIMELGSGFGYSAFWFAMGLQDDGKIYCTDYSVKNKQIAEEYFSRAGLEKKINFSVGDAIEFLNQAEGEFDIILNDIQKTSYPIAFENMLSKLRPGGVLISDNVLWKGKVVSPSDDETIKAIREFNQLIFNSDKVVSTILPIRDGISISIKK, encoded by the coding sequence ATGATTATTAATCCGGACATCGAAGAATACATATTAAATATGCACAAAAAACACCCCATCCTAAAAGAAATGGAAGATTTCGGACGAAGTTTAAACTTTCCTATCCTGGGTCCTATGGTGGGTACCATTCTGCTTCAGTTTACATTGGCAATTAATGCGAAACGAATTATGGAATTGGGATCGGGATTTGGATATTCTGCTTTTTGGTTTGCTATGGGCCTGCAGGACGATGGAAAGATCTATTGTACAGATTATTCCGTAAAAAATAAACAAATTGCCGAAGAGTATTTTTCAAGAGCCGGACTTGAAAAAAAAATAAACTTTTCGGTAGGGGATGCTATTGAATTTTTAAACCAAGCTGAAGGGGAATTTGATATTATCTTGAATGATATACAAAAAACCTCGTATCCCATAGCTTTTGAAAATATGCTCAGTAAATTACGGCCTGGTGGTGTGCTAATCAGCGATAACGTACTCTGGAAAGGCAAAGTTGTTTCACCATCCGATGATGAAACAATAAAAGCTATCCGTGAATTTAATCAACTTATTTTCAACTCCGATAAAGTTGTTTCTACCATCCTGCCAATACGTGATGGTATAAGTATTTCTATCAAAAAGTGA
- the ftcD gene encoding glutamate formimidoyltransferase, with protein sequence MAQIVECVPNFSEGRNKNIIQAITQEIEDTEGAVLLDVDPGFATNRTVVTFIGSPEAVKQAAFRAIKKAAELIDMSKHSGEHARMGATDVCPFVPVSGISMKECVKLANELGHRVGEELGIPVFLYEEAAKQPDRENLANIRAGEYEGLQEKLTDPHWQPDYGNSEFNTKSGATAIGAREFLIAYNVNLNTREKKLANEIALNLREKGRLKRDDEGKIVRDDEGNALRMEGRLKAVKGVGWYIEEYGQAQISYNLINFKTTRLHILFEESCKEAEKLGLRVTGSEIVGLIPLQALLEAGKYYLSKQGRSTGVSDEELIHIAIKSLGLDDLGKFEPNNKIIEYRFRSQYGELAGLKIHEFVNELASESPAPGGGSVSALAGSLAAGLSSMVANLTYGNRNYTDVWETMEPLAVKSQTLKSQLVQAIDQDTDAFNNVMKARRLPKKTPEMQKMRDKAIEEANQHATSIPFKVMELSLDVMKLCKIAANSGNPNAVSDAGVGAHMSFAAVNGAFLNVKINLPNINDDSYKKNIQDIALVILSEALRLKNDILETVNKKLES encoded by the coding sequence ATGGCTCAGATTGTTGAATGCGTACCAAATTTCAGTGAAGGCAGGAACAAAAATATAATCCAGGCCATCACCCAGGAGATTGAAGATACTGAAGGTGCAGTTTTATTGGATGTGGATCCCGGATTTGCCACAAACCGGACTGTTGTAACATTTATTGGTAGCCCGGAGGCTGTTAAACAAGCGGCTTTTCGTGCTATTAAAAAAGCTGCTGAATTAATCGATATGAGCAAACACTCCGGTGAACATGCTAGAATGGGGGCCACCGATGTATGCCCTTTTGTTCCTGTATCCGGTATATCGATGAAAGAGTGTGTAAAACTTGCAAACGAATTAGGACATCGTGTGGGCGAAGAGCTGGGAATTCCGGTGTTTCTTTATGAGGAGGCAGCCAAACAACCTGATCGGGAAAACCTGGCTAACATTAGAGCAGGTGAATATGAGGGACTGCAAGAGAAACTAACAGATCCACATTGGCAACCGGATTATGGGAATTCGGAATTTAATACTAAATCCGGTGCAACAGCTATTGGAGCCAGAGAATTTCTCATTGCCTACAATGTCAACTTGAATACACGAGAGAAAAAATTAGCCAATGAAATTGCCCTGAATTTACGTGAAAAAGGCCGTTTAAAAAGAGATGATGAAGGGAAAATCGTTCGAGATGATGAAGGAAATGCCTTAAGAATGGAAGGCCGTTTAAAAGCTGTTAAGGGAGTCGGTTGGTACATTGAAGAATATGGTCAGGCACAAATTTCCTATAATTTAATCAATTTTAAAACCACTCGTCTACATATCCTTTTCGAAGAGTCTTGTAAAGAAGCCGAAAAATTAGGATTGCGCGTAACAGGAAGTGAGATAGTTGGACTTATTCCTTTGCAAGCTCTGCTTGAAGCAGGAAAATATTATCTTTCAAAACAAGGCAGATCAACTGGTGTCTCAGATGAGGAATTGATTCATATCGCAATCAAATCACTTGGTTTGGATGACTTGGGAAAATTCGAGCCAAATAATAAGATTATTGAATATCGTTTTCGTTCGCAATATGGCGAGTTAGCCGGTTTAAAAATTCATGAATTCGTTAATGAGTTAGCTAGCGAATCACCAGCGCCTGGTGGTGGAAGCGTATCCGCTCTTGCAGGAAGTCTGGCTGCCGGATTAAGCTCTATGGTTGCAAACCTGACTTATGGGAATAGAAATTATACAGACGTTTGGGAAACCATGGAACCCCTGGCAGTCAAAAGCCAAACACTCAAAAGTCAGTTAGTTCAGGCAATTGATCAAGATACGGATGCATTCAACAATGTAATGAAAGCTAGGCGTCTCCCCAAAAAGACGCCTGAAATGCAAAAAATGAGGGATAAAGCCATCGAAGAGGCAAATCAGCATGCAACCAGTATTCCCTTCAAAGTAATGGAGCTGTCTCTGGATGTTATGAAACTTTGCAAAATTGCCGCGAATTCCGGCAACCCAAATGCAGTAAGTGATGCCGGTGTCGGGGCGCATATGAGCTTCGCGGCAGTGAATGGCGCTTTTCTCAATGTAAAAATTAACCTTCCTAATATAAATGATGATTCTTATAAAAAAAATATCCAGGATATAGCCTTAGTTATTCTTTCCGAAGCTTTGAGATTAAAAAATGACATTTTAGAAACAGTAAACAAAAAGCTTGAAAGCTAA
- a CDS encoding 5'-deoxyadenosine deaminase has product MADSVLIKNATILSLSDDTSLSTGDILVEKNKIAAIGENLTSDVAKVLDASGLVAMPGFIQTHTHLCQTLFRNYANDLQLLDWLKRRIWPFEAAHTPASLAASARLGIIELIKSGTTTILDFGSVYHTEAILEEVAASGLRASVGVTFMDEGDEVPPDLLRPAADSLQYFRELTTQWHNFADRRITINLSPRFALSCSKQILQELGEISKSEDFLLHTHSSENRQEVAFIRDRFDVGNVMFYHKCGMTGPNLCLAHCIWLDEEEIEILKETDTRVLHCPTANLKLASGIADIPRYLNENILCSIGTDGPPCNNNLNMFTEMRLAGLIQKPKYGPKIMPAKTLVEMATIQGAKTMHLESQIGSLEVGKKADIILLDLKTINCIPGSDIFNQLVYSAQTENVRTVLIDGKIIMENRNLLAINENEAIATAEQELKMLLEKVKLS; this is encoded by the coding sequence TTGGCCGACTCTGTTTTAATCAAGAATGCCACCATTTTATCTTTGAGTGATGATACTTCTCTGTCTACTGGAGATATTCTGGTTGAGAAAAATAAAATTGCTGCAATTGGAGAAAACTTAACTTCTGATGTTGCAAAAGTTCTGGATGCTTCCGGATTGGTGGCAATGCCGGGATTTATCCAAACACATACTCATTTATGCCAAACTTTATTTCGTAATTATGCCAACGATCTGCAATTATTAGATTGGCTAAAAAGAAGAATCTGGCCGTTTGAAGCTGCTCATACTCCTGCTTCATTAGCTGCATCTGCGCGGTTGGGCATCATAGAATTAATCAAAAGCGGAACCACTACAATCCTGGATTTTGGCAGTGTATATCATACGGAAGCCATTCTGGAAGAAGTCGCCGCGAGTGGATTACGGGCATCCGTAGGCGTTACTTTTATGGACGAAGGAGACGAAGTTCCACCTGACCTTTTGCGCCCGGCTGCAGACAGCTTACAATATTTCAGAGAGTTGACGACGCAATGGCATAATTTTGCAGATCGTCGAATCACGATAAACCTGTCTCCTCGATTTGCGCTTTCTTGTTCTAAACAGATTCTACAAGAACTTGGTGAAATATCGAAATCCGAAGATTTTTTACTTCATACTCATTCATCGGAAAACCGGCAGGAAGTAGCTTTCATCCGTGATCGCTTCGATGTAGGCAACGTGATGTTTTACCATAAATGTGGCATGACTGGACCAAATTTATGCCTGGCTCATTGTATCTGGCTGGACGAAGAAGAAATCGAAATTCTTAAAGAAACCGATACACGTGTACTGCATTGCCCAACGGCAAATTTAAAGCTGGCTTCCGGAATTGCTGATATCCCTAGATATTTAAATGAAAATATTTTATGCTCAATTGGAACGGATGGGCCTCCGTGTAACAACAACTTAAACATGTTTACCGAAATGCGATTAGCCGGTTTGATTCAAAAACCAAAATATGGCCCTAAAATTATGCCGGCAAAAACTCTTGTTGAGATGGCAACCATTCAGGGCGCAAAAACCATGCATCTGGAAAGTCAAATCGGTTCCCTGGAAGTTGGCAAAAAGGCTGACATTATTCTCTTGGATTTGAAAACAATTAACTGTATCCCTGGAAGCGATATATTCAACCAGCTAGTCTACTCCGCTCAAACTGAGAATGTTCGCACTGTTCTAATCGATGGTAAAATAATTATGGAAAATCGCAACTTATTGGCCATCAATGAAAACGAAGCAATAGCTACGGCTGAGCAAGAGTTAAAAATGTTACTTGAAAAAGTTAAGTTAAGTTAA
- a CDS encoding DUF2254 domain-containing protein, whose protein sequence is MDTNLIFINIGSFAEVITGVLGIAITVVAIIVELAATRYTPRISELFIREKRNIIILSFYVLTCVLGIWVAILKHDPSAVWVKILAWIYFGFVTISFLSIVPFFIYIFTFLHPNSIINRLESLAKKLIQRASKKSGHLPTLKNRLTNTFEEISDIALNSIVNMDRSLGLRCVSSLERILISYMETKDKYPQEWFTIDSDNFFGFSVRSIQKIEENHTWLEMAILKQYEFIFVRAVSQNRELVQEISNDTREIALAAYRLNLKESVELLIIYFNTYLRISLNAKNQYAIFNIFDQYRSFAEEIMESNVEIPLQIANYFKYYGQSAMNILPFTIVIASNDLRLLNQKAYRENFSQRDELLDIFLELDKPPESEAEEIGFRGVRKSQSILAAFYLELEEEELARRIYQDMINEPLDRMMSICVELLEVEQERFWEVTDRWINFDYVSAERRIKLIEFFGWFEARGPIAKAKS, encoded by the coding sequence ATGGATACTAATTTAATCTTTATTAACATTGGCTCATTTGCCGAAGTGATCACCGGCGTTCTCGGTATTGCAATAACCGTTGTTGCTATTATTGTTGAACTTGCCGCAACCCGCTATACGCCCCGAATTAGCGAGTTGTTCATTCGAGAAAAAAGAAATATAATCATTCTTAGTTTTTATGTTTTGACTTGTGTTTTGGGCATCTGGGTGGCTATTCTAAAACATGATCCATCTGCAGTCTGGGTTAAGATACTGGCATGGATTTATTTCGGTTTTGTTACCATCAGCTTCCTTTCCATTGTTCCTTTTTTTATCTACATTTTTACATTTTTGCATCCCAATAGCATCATCAATCGATTGGAAAGCCTCGCCAAAAAACTTATACAACGTGCAAGTAAAAAATCCGGCCATCTGCCAACCTTAAAAAATAGATTAACCAATACTTTTGAAGAGATCAGTGATATTGCCCTCAATTCGATTGTAAATATGGATCGATCACTTGGTTTAAGATGTGTTTCCTCTCTTGAAAGAATCTTGATTTCTTATATGGAAACCAAGGATAAATACCCCCAGGAATGGTTTACAATCGACAGTGACAATTTTTTTGGGTTCTCGGTCCGGTCTATTCAAAAAATTGAAGAAAACCATACCTGGCTGGAGATGGCTATACTTAAACAATATGAGTTTATTTTCGTACGTGCCGTATCTCAGAATCGGGAGTTGGTTCAAGAAATATCCAATGATACAAGAGAAATTGCATTGGCTGCCTATCGCTTGAATCTTAAGGAATCTGTAGAGTTGCTAATCATATACTTTAATACCTATTTGCGGATCAGTTTAAACGCTAAGAACCAGTATGCCATTTTTAATATCTTTGATCAGTATCGTTCTTTTGCCGAAGAGATTATGGAATCCAATGTGGAGATACCTTTACAAATTGCAAATTACTTTAAGTATTATGGCCAATCTGCGATGAATATTCTTCCCTTCACAATCGTTATTGCTTCTAACGATCTTCGCTTATTGAATCAAAAAGCCTATAGAGAAAATTTTTCCCAAAGGGATGAATTGTTAGACATATTTCTGGAATTGGACAAACCACCGGAATCTGAAGCTGAGGAAATCGGTTTCCGCGGTGTAAGAAAGAGCCAGTCAATTTTAGCTGCTTTTTACCTGGAATTGGAGGAGGAGGAATTGGCGCGGCGAATATATCAAGATATGATTAATGAACCGCTTGACCGTATGATGTCCATCTGTGTTGAACTTCTTGAGGTAGAGCAAGAAAGATTTTGGGAAGTAACAGATCGCTGGATAAACTTTGATTATGTTTCTGCTGAAAGACGAATAAAGCTCATTGAGTTTTTCGGTTGGTTTGAAGCCAGGGGACCTATTGCAAAAGCGAAATCATAA
- a CDS encoding purine-nucleoside phosphorylase: MKNKIESAIKYLTDQVEYFPKLAIILGSGLGPFSDHISDKLVIDTLQIPFYPKSTVEGHEGSWIVGNLENRKILALKGRIHFYEGYSIQDVTFPIQLLAELGITHLIITNAAGGLNLKFQPGDLMLINDHINFSFKNPLVSNDPLPPGKRFVDMSEPYDQELIQMTEETGLDLGIQLQKGVLINGLGPSYETAAEVRMLRMLGGDAATMSTVPEVLVANQNNMKVLGISCITNLATGMTQNRLDHSEVTEIAAQVSDKFQKLIKGVIKNIYDYSLEN; encoded by the coding sequence TTGAAAAACAAAATCGAATCTGCGATTAAGTATTTAACGGACCAAGTTGAATATTTCCCAAAATTAGCCATTATTTTAGGTTCTGGCCTGGGTCCATTTTCCGATCATATTTCAGATAAACTGGTTATCGATACTCTGCAAATCCCATTTTATCCCAAATCAACAGTTGAAGGACACGAAGGCTCCTGGATAGTAGGCAACCTGGAAAACAGGAAGATTTTAGCGTTAAAAGGGCGTATTCATTTTTACGAAGGCTACTCCATACAGGATGTGACTTTCCCAATTCAACTTCTCGCTGAATTGGGCATAACTCACTTGATTATCACCAACGCTGCCGGTGGGTTAAACTTAAAGTTTCAGCCGGGAGATTTAATGCTAATTAATGACCACATTAATTTTTCCTTTAAAAATCCCCTGGTATCCAACGACCCTTTGCCGCCCGGCAAACGATTTGTTGATATGTCAGAACCTTATGATCAGGAACTCATTCAAATGACGGAAGAAACAGGTCTCGATTTAGGTATCCAACTTCAAAAGGGAGTATTAATCAACGGACTTGGTCCTTCGTATGAAACGGCTGCCGAAGTACGAATGCTCCGTATGCTTGGCGGAGATGCTGCTACAATGTCAACTGTTCCGGAGGTACTGGTGGCAAATCAAAACAATATGAAAGTGTTAGGGATTTCCTGTATTACTAACCTAGCTACCGGCATGACTCAAAATAGATTGGACCATTCAGAAGTAACGGAAATTGCAGCACAAGTTAGTGATAAATTCCAAAAATTAATCAAAGGTGTGATTAAGAACATTTATGATTATTCGCTCGAAAATTAG
- a CDS encoding MotA/TolQ/ExbB proton channel family protein, translated as MVELFIKGGGFMWPILFFLIFGLAISIERFISLTRATINTRKFMEKIRSALDEGGIDAAKEVCENTRGPIASIFHAGLMRMDKGIDYVEKAIMNAGSIEMAFLERGLIWLGTVISLAPMLGFTGTVAGMIQSFDAIAVANDISPSIVASGISVALLTTAFGLVVAIIIQLAHNYFVSKVDRIIIDMEESSVTFVDALFERQAKLKA; from the coding sequence ATGGTTGAATTATTTATTAAAGGCGGTGGTTTTATGTGGCCAATTTTATTTTTCTTGATTTTTGGTTTAGCAATAAGTATAGAAAGGTTTATAAGTCTCACTCGGGCAACTATAAATACAAGAAAGTTTATGGAAAAAATAAGATCTGCCCTGGATGAAGGCGGAATTGATGCTGCGAAAGAAGTTTGCGAGAATACTCGCGGACCGATCGCATCAATTTTTCATGCGGGCCTTATGCGTATGGATAAAGGCATAGATTACGTGGAAAAAGCGATCATGAACGCCGGTTCTATTGAAATGGCATTTTTAGAGAGAGGATTAATCTGGTTAGGAACCGTAATAAGTTTAGCCCCAATGCTTGGTTTTACAGGCACAGTAGCAGGAATGATTCAATCCTTTGATGCGATTGCAGTAGCCAATGATATTTCTCCAAGTATTGTTGCAAGTGGTATTTCGGTTGCGCTTTTAACAACAGCATTTGGATTGGTTGTTGCTATTATTATTCAGTTGGCCCATAATTATTTTGTATCGAAGGTTGATCGAATTATTATTGATATGGAAGAAAGTTCGGTTACCTTTGTTGATGCATTATTTGAAAGACAAGCTAAGTTAAAAGCATAA
- a CDS encoding thymidine kinase — MNVIQSDVGWIEVICGSMYSGKSEELIRRLRRCQIARQQVSIFKPEIDNRYSKNHIVSHSDLKISSIAVKTAEDILTRANDSDVVGIDEAQFFGLELVPICQKLSAEGKRVIVAGLDQDFRGVPFEPIPQLLAVAEYITKTLAICMVCGNPANRTQRKTHDEERVVVGGSEIYEARCRKCYVPPENQN; from the coding sequence ATGAATGTAATTCAATCTGATGTTGGTTGGATCGAAGTTATTTGTGGTAGTATGTACAGTGGCAAAAGTGAAGAATTAATCCGCCGTCTTCGACGTTGCCAGATTGCCCGCCAACAAGTTAGTATTTTCAAGCCTGAAATTGATAATCGTTATAGCAAAAATCATATTGTATCACACAGTGATTTAAAAATATCCTCCATTGCTGTAAAAACCGCTGAAGATATTTTAACAAGAGCCAATGATTCTGATGTGGTTGGAATCGATGAAGCACAATTTTTCGGCTTAGAGCTAGTTCCGATCTGCCAGAAACTTTCTGCGGAAGGGAAACGAGTCATTGTCGCCGGTTTGGATCAGGACTTTAGAGGAGTACCTTTTGAACCTATTCCTCAACTGTTGGCTGTTGCTGAGTACATAACCAAAACTCTTGCAATTTGTATGGTTTGCGGCAATCCTGCAAATCGAACACAGAGGAAAACACATGATGAAGAGAGAGTGGTTGTTGGAGGGAGTGAAATTTATGAAGCGCGATGTCGCAAATGCTATGTCCCACCTGAAAACCAGAATTAA
- a CDS encoding RNA-binding protein — protein sequence MNIYVENLADVVIEKDIKKRFLEFGDVESVKIVKDIITGDSMGYAYVDMPDHEEAMNAISKLNGRQLKKRKMKVRVFNPTIDRRGGRAMGNIGAGGLRRW from the coding sequence ATGAATATTTATGTGGAAAATTTAGCTGATGTGGTCATTGAAAAAGATATCAAAAAACGATTTTTGGAGTTTGGGGATGTAGAATCGGTTAAAATTGTCAAGGATATTATAACCGGAGATTCCATGGGTTATGCTTATGTGGATATGCCGGATCATGAAGAAGCAATGAATGCGATCAGCAAATTGAATGGCAGACAATTGAAAAAGCGGAAAATGAAAGTAAGAGTTTTTAATCCTACCATCGATCGGAGAGGGGGTAGGGCAATGGGGAATATAGGGGCAGGTGGCTTACGGAGATGGTAG
- a CDS encoding class I SAM-dependent methyltransferase: MSNWKQRSKVYHLFRKSIFTKNIFEEECYSLTELLKLVPQKSLKKVLDIGTGIGDSLHLFDDFTNRFLLDFSFEMLSKLRLINSDIKLVGNVSTLPLKKNSFDLITCIGVSEYISEKDVLLHQIYKTLKKEGYALVTFSPPKILNKMRNLSGKRIYPISGSTAHDLIAAQRFFIVQVFKTKLQSQYLLQKL, encoded by the coding sequence ATGTCGAATTGGAAACAGAGATCTAAAGTTTACCACCTTTTTAGAAAATCCATATTTACAAAAAACATTTTTGAAGAAGAATGTTATTCACTGACTGAACTACTTAAACTCGTTCCACAAAAATCCCTGAAAAAAGTACTTGATATAGGAACAGGAATCGGAGATTCGCTGCACCTGTTTGATGATTTCACGAATCGCTTTTTATTGGATTTTTCATTCGAAATGTTATCAAAACTAAGATTAATAAATTCAGATATCAAACTGGTTGGTAATGTCTCGACCCTACCTCTTAAAAAAAATAGTTTTGATTTGATCACATGCATTGGTGTAAGTGAATACATCTCCGAAAAGGATGTCTTGCTGCACCAGATTTATAAAACGCTGAAAAAAGAGGGTTATGCGTTGGTTACTTTTTCTCCGCCAAAAATTTTAAACAAGATGCGTAATTTGTCAGGAAAGAGAATCTATCCCATCTCAGGATCAACGGCCCACGATCTTATAGCTGCCCAGCGTTTTTTTATTGTTCAAGTATTTAAGACCAAATTGCAGTCCCAATATTTATTGCAGAAATTATGA
- a CDS encoding DUF3788 family protein has protein sequence MNHQANSFWDKALYRDSESKPTTAAPVKTLSKPYSQYFAQIRKSMLSLENVIETQEFFTATWKWTWSYEINSRKLLYIHPCEDAVIATFIISQKEELKLLNSDAIDTDMKQAIRHGRNARNVRWIFYNVTSPLQVQTLIDAITLKHKILSQPRKVRQVEAIAS, from the coding sequence ATGAACCACCAAGCAAATAGCTTTTGGGATAAAGCACTGTATAGGGATAGTGAGAGTAAACCAACTACGGCTGCTCCGGTAAAAACATTATCTAAACCTTATTCTCAGTACTTCGCCCAAATCAGAAAATCAATGCTATCATTAGAAAATGTAATTGAAACTCAAGAATTCTTCACAGCCACCTGGAAATGGACCTGGAGTTATGAAATTAATTCCCGAAAACTTTTATATATACATCCATGCGAAGATGCAGTTATCGCGACTTTCATTATTTCCCAAAAAGAAGAACTAAAACTACTTAATTCCGATGCGATTGATACTGACATGAAACAAGCAATTCGTCACGGTAGAAATGCCAGAAATGTTCGGTGGATTTTTTATAATGTCACATCACCTCTGCAAGTTCAAACTCTTATTGATGCGATTACCTTAAAACACAAAATATTATCTCAACCAAGAAAAGTAAGACAAGTCGAAGCTATTGCTTCCTGA
- a CDS encoding biopolymer transporter ExbD, translating into MSDDVNKNQEITAPYTPPQRVQFKQKGGAKTEIPTASMPDIVFMLILFFMVTTVFQQYKGLAIELPSASQIEKLPGKRNVSYIWIDQDDQISIDDILLELKQVASLMYEKRVANPRIVVSLRIDRLANMKTVSGVQQQLREADALKINYSTKFAPK; encoded by the coding sequence ATGTCTGATGATGTGAACAAAAATCAAGAAATCACTGCACCATATACACCTCCCCAACGCGTCCAATTTAAGCAAAAGGGTGGTGCTAAAACAGAAATTCCCACAGCTTCCATGCCCGACATCGTTTTTATGTTGATACTTTTTTTTATGGTTACAACCGTATTCCAGCAATACAAAGGACTAGCTATCGAGCTACCCTCTGCTAGTCAAATAGAAAAATTACCGGGGAAGCGGAATGTAAGTTATATATGGATTGATCAGGACGATCAAATCTCCATTGACGATATACTTCTAGAGTTGAAACAAGTTGCTTCCTTAATGTATGAAAAACGGGTTGCAAATCCAAGAATCGTGGTTTCGCTGCGGATTGATCGTTTAGCTAATATGAAAACTGTTTCCGGAGTTCAGCAGCAACTTCGGGAAGCCGATGCTTTAAAAATAAATTATTCTACCAAGTTTGCACCAAAATAA